The nucleotide window AGCCCCCAGCCCCTAATCCCTAATCCCTAACAACACCACATTTTCCACATGCTGTGTATGCGGGAACATATCGACGGGCTGGACGCGGGTGATTTTGTATTTTTCCGACAGGATTGCCAGGTCGCGGGCCTGGGTAGCGGGGTTACAGGAGATATACACGATTTTTCCGGGTTGGATTTCGAGAATTTGTCGTATTACTTTTTCAACCATTCCCGAGCGGGGTGGGTCGGTGATGATCACCTGGGGTTTTCCATGGGTATTGGTAAAGTCATCATCCAGGATGGAAGCGATGTCACCGGCGAAGAAGAAAACATTGCTGATCCCGTTAATTTCCGCATTGACCCGTGCATCCTCCACAGCAGCCTCCACGTTTTCTATGCCGATCACTTTGGATGCTTTTCCGGCCAGGAAAGTGGCAATGGTTCCTGTTCCTGTGTAGAGGTCGTAAACAACTTCCTTTCCTGTGAGGCCGGCAAATTCGATGGCAACCTGGTAAAGCCTGAATGCCTGGTGACTGTTGGTCTGGAAAAATGATTTAGGGCCTATCCTGAAAACCAGGTTCCCCATTTTCTCGGTTATCCAGGGAGAGCCGTGGTAAAGCCTGACTTCCAGATCGGAGATATCGGGATTATGCTTGGGGTTGACCACATATTGCAATGAGGTGATCTCCGGGAATTTGTTTTTAAGATGATCCAGGAAGGCAAAGGTCTCTTCGGGCCTGTCCTCCCCGGTGATCAAAATAACCATCCATTCGCCGGTTGTGGTGTTGCGGATAATGAGGTTTCGCAGGAAACCGTCATAAGAGCGGATATCGTGAAAGGTAAAATTATGTTCCAGGGCATATTTACGGGCCTCAAGCCTGATCCTGTTGCCCGTATCATCCTGAAGGTGACATTCCTTCAGGTCAAGTATCTTGTCGAATTTACCGGGTAGATGGAACCCCAGGCCATTGCGGTTATTGTCACTATCCATTTCAGCCGGATCGGTGAACCATTTGCGGTTCATAAAGGTATACTCCATCTTGTTACGATAGTGGAAGATATCTTCCGAAGGAAGGATAGGGGAGATTTTGGGAAGATCCAGGTGACCGATCCGGCGCAGGTTGTCTTCCACCTGTTTTTGCTTATAAAAAAGCTGGTGTTGGTACTGCATATTTTGCCACTTGCAACCACCGCAAACTCCGAAATGTATGCAACGGGGATCCATCCTTTTGTCAGAATAATGTTTTATCGCATCAACCCTCCCTTCCATGTAGTTGTTTTTGCTTTTGATCACCATTATATCGCATACATCTCCCGGAACGGCATAAGGGACAAAAACCACCCGGTTTTCAAATCTTCCAACAGCTTTCCCTTCGGATCCGGCATCCAGGATCTCCAGGTTTTCTATTATAACCGGTTTATTCCTTCTTTTCTTCATGGTTAAAGAGAGCAAAGATAAAGATAAAGAGCATCGGGAGGAAATGGGATTGTCAATTCTGTATTCTGTATTCTGTATTTACAATTGGATTGGCAATATGCGATTTGATATTGTCAATGCATTGTAAATAGCAAATTCTCAATTGTATATCCTATTGTAAATACAGAATACAGAATACAGAATCGACAATTTCTCCCTCTTGACTTATCAAAAAACTCTCCATATCTTTATAGAATTATCAACAATCACAAAATAATCATCATGAAACAGATCGCCTCCTCTGTTACAATTATTATAATGATTACATTATTAATCATTTGTGCTCTTTCCATGAATTCACACTCCCAAACCATTGTGATTGACAGCACCTTTACCGCTGATGCGGTTTTGCATCCTTTTGGGCCGAATGATACGCTTTACAGCCTGAAGATCAGCGGAAACGTTCAGTTGAATACCGAAACCAGTATAGTAAGAGTAGTGGTTGGAAACGAGGATTCGTTGGAATATATGGTGTTTGAGTCTTATCCCATGATTGTTACTTCGAATCACTATTCGTTTTCCGAAGAAAGTGATGAAACTTCATACCTGGATGGTTTTTTACCGGAATATTTGAAAATTTATCTAATTGGAGCATCTTTGGAATTATACTAAATATCTGATTCTGAAACTTACCAGGAAAACCTTGACAGCCTTCAATATGCATCAAAGAAAAACAAAGACCTGGAGAAAATTTTTAACATGAACTCATATATTAATGAGCGGGGTTGGGAATGGATAGCTGATACAACATTTTTTGTAAAACAGTATTATTATGAGAAGAAAGCAACATTTGGAGATAAATATAATCTTCTTGGATTGGATTTCTATGCAAATGGTAGGTTTATTGATGTTATTAAGGAGAATAGCATTCCGGTTGAAAGTTCAGATTTAGTCCTTAGTTTTGATTGGAGAGAAAAACATGATGCTCATCACATGGATTCTAAATATTGGGATAATAGTGATGATCAAAGTGGTTGGATTACCGGAGTTGTACATCAGGGTGGTTGTGCAAGTTGTGCGATCTTTGGAACGGTTGCCGTACTTGAAGCCATGATTAATTTGTTTTTTAATGAGCATATTGATACAAGGGATAATATAAGGCTATCTGAAAAAGATGCATTCAATTGCAGTCAATATGATGAAAGTAATCCAGGATATGTTGGTTGTGAATGTAATTCCAACTTTGGGAAAGAAGTAACCTGGGTATTGGCCTATATTGAGAATTCAGGAATTGTTGACGAGGATTGCTGGCCTTATGATGATCCGCGATGCTACGGGATGGGAAACGATTGTTCAGATTTTACACCGGATCCAAAATGTCCCCAGGGAGAAGAGAAAATCACTGTAATGTCTACCGGTAGAGAAGTTTATTATATCAATTCGGCACCGAATTTTGGCCTTACTAAGTCAGATTATCTAAAATCCTTACTGATAGAAAATGGACCATTAATTATTACCATTGAGAATTGGAGCAATTCTAAAACACTTACCGAACATGTAGTGGCACTGGTGGGTTTTGAGACAGACGATTACGGCAGGACTTATTGGATATGCAAAAATAGTCATGGCATAGGTTATGGGGATCAAGGATATATAAATATGCCATTGGCTCTTTCACCCGAGCCGTCGTATAATGATATGTATATAGAAAATATGGTTTATGCGTTTAAAGTACCAATTGAAATGTATCCAACAGGTCCGGTTGAATATGAAACACTTTGTGTTGATAAGGATAAAGACGGATATTATAATTGGGGATTATGCGACAGAGAAGAAGATCTTCAAAATGATTGTTATTGTGCTTCAGGAACAGAGGATGAAGAGGATAGCAATGACAATGATGAAAGAATTGGCCCATACGACCAATATTATCATGGAAAGCCTGTTAAACCGTTAATGAGGGTTAAGTGCAACAATCAAATAGTTTCTAATGGCGGTTTTTATACATTTTATAATGTTGGCAATCCACAAGCTCAAAACTTCGAAATAAGAATAGAAAATAAAGGGAATGCTCAATTAAACCTTAAAGCAGAGGAAGGGACATGGCCTCCAATTCCGGACATTAGTTTTTCAGGACCAAATGCCAATAACTTCTCAAAACTTTCATTACCTCCCATGAATATAGGCATGGAGGACTTTGAAACCTTTACAATCCATTTTTGTGGTCAGGAAAGTAGTCCTGTAGAATGTTATGTTACTATTTCGGTTGATGAAATAGATATTCCCGATTATACCTTTGCTATAGTTTTTACTGATTGCGATCAAACAAGT belongs to Bacteroidota bacterium and includes:
- the rlmD gene encoding 23S rRNA (uracil(1939)-C(5))-methyltransferase RlmD — its product is MKKRRNKPVIIENLEILDAGSEGKAVGRFENRVVFVPYAVPGDVCDIMVIKSKNNYMEGRVDAIKHYSDKRMDPRCIHFGVCGGCKWQNMQYQHQLFYKQKQVEDNLRRIGHLDLPKISPILPSEDIFHYRNKMEYTFMNRKWFTDPAEMDSDNNRNGLGFHLPGKFDKILDLKECHLQDDTGNRIRLEARKYALEHNFTFHDIRSYDGFLRNLIIRNTTTGEWMVILITGEDRPEETFAFLDHLKNKFPEITSLQYVVNPKHNPDISDLEVRLYHGSPWITEKMGNLVFRIGPKSFFQTNSHQAFRLYQVAIEFAGLTGKEVVYDLYTGTGTIATFLAGKASKVIGIENVEAAVEDARVNAEINGISNVFFFAGDIASILDDDFTNTHGKPQVIITDPPRSGMVEKVIRQILEIQPGKIVYISCNPATQARDLAILSEKYKITRVQPVDMFPHTQHVENVVLLGIRD